A part of Variovorax sp. HW608 genomic DNA contains:
- the prpF gene encoding 2-methylaconitate cis-trans isomerase PrpF: MNAAPQIRIPATYMRGGTSKGVFFRLQDLPDSAQQPGPARDRLLQRVVGSPDPYGKQIDGMGGATSSTSKAVILSASSRPDHEVDYLFGQVSIDSAFVDWSGNCGNLSAAVGPFAIGNGLLPAERIPQDGICTVRIWQANIGKTIVAHVPITGGQVQETGDFELDGVTFPAAEVQLEFLDPADEGEGEGGTTMFPTGRLVDELEVPGVGTFKATLINAGIPTVFVNASDIGYTGTELQDAINGDAQALARFEAIRAWGAVKMGLIKEIGEAAKRQHTPKVAFVAPPADYVASSGKAVRAADVDLLVRALSMGKLHHAMMGTAAVAIGTAAAIPGTLVNLAAGGGERNAVRFGHPSGTLRVGAEAMRADGQWQVTKAVMSRSARVLMEGWVRVPGDSF; encoded by the coding sequence ATGAACGCAGCACCCCAGATCAGAATTCCCGCCACCTACATGCGCGGCGGCACCAGCAAGGGCGTGTTCTTCCGCCTGCAGGACCTGCCCGACTCGGCTCAGCAACCGGGCCCCGCCCGCGACCGTTTGCTGCAGCGCGTGGTCGGCAGCCCCGATCCCTATGGCAAGCAGATCGACGGCATGGGCGGCGCCACCTCGTCGACTTCCAAGGCCGTCATCCTGTCGGCCTCCAGTCGCCCGGACCATGAGGTGGACTACCTGTTCGGCCAGGTGTCCATCGACAGCGCCTTCGTCGACTGGTCGGGCAACTGCGGCAACCTGTCGGCGGCGGTCGGACCTTTTGCGATCGGCAACGGCCTGCTGCCGGCCGAGCGCATTCCGCAGGACGGCATCTGCACCGTTCGCATCTGGCAGGCCAACATCGGCAAGACCATCGTCGCCCATGTGCCGATCACCGGCGGGCAGGTGCAGGAGACGGGCGACTTCGAGCTCGATGGCGTGACCTTCCCGGCCGCCGAGGTGCAGCTCGAATTCCTCGATCCGGCGGACGAGGGTGAAGGCGAAGGCGGCACAACCATGTTCCCGACCGGCCGCTTGGTCGACGAGCTGGAAGTGCCGGGCGTGGGAACGTTCAAGGCCACGCTGATCAATGCCGGCATCCCGACCGTCTTCGTGAATGCGAGCGACATCGGCTACACGGGCACCGAGCTGCAGGATGCGATCAACGGCGATGCTCAGGCGCTGGCGCGCTTCGAGGCCATCCGTGCGTGGGGCGCCGTGAAGATGGGCCTGATCAAGGAGATCGGCGAGGCGGCGAAGCGCCAGCACACGCCGAAGGTCGCCTTCGTCGCGCCGCCTGCGGATTACGTGGCCTCCAGCGGCAAGGCCGTACGGGCGGCGGACGTCGATCTGCTGGTGCGCGCCCTCTCCATGGGCAAGCTGCACCACGCGATGATGGGCACGGCGGCCGTGGCGATCGGCACCGCGGCGGCGATTCCCGGCACGCTCGTCAATCTCGCTGCGGGCGGCGGCGAGCGCAACGCCGTGCGCTTCGGCCATCCCTCGGGCACGCTGCGCGTGGGCGCCGAAGCCATGCGGGCCGATGGGCAGTGGCAAGTGACCAAGGCCGTCATGAGCCGAAGCGCCCGTGTGTTGATGGAAGGCTGGGTGCGCGTGCCCGGCGACAGTTTCTGA
- a CDS encoding isocitrate lyase/PEP mutase family protein has translation MSTRKQLKSLAEARRGALVPGAFNALSAKVIEDLGFEAIYVTGAGVTNMWFGMPDQGFMGLAEIADHAARIRDAVALPLIVDADTGFGNALNVRHTVRVLERAGADCIQLEDQVAPKRCGHFSGKEVISTEEAVSKIKAAVDARQDSDLMIMARTDAAAVHGFEAAVERAQKFAEAGADILFVEAVTTAEEVRALPRRLGKPQLMNMVIGGRTPIFNAEQLGELGYGIVLYANAALQGAVAGMQKALTVLRDEKEVQESSGLVAPFAERQRLVGKPEWDALEKRYA, from the coding sequence ATGTCTACCCGCAAGCAACTCAAATCCCTCGCCGAAGCGCGCCGTGGCGCGCTGGTGCCGGGTGCCTTCAACGCGCTCTCGGCCAAGGTGATCGAGGACCTCGGCTTCGAGGCAATCTACGTCACCGGCGCCGGCGTCACCAACATGTGGTTCGGCATGCCCGACCAAGGCTTCATGGGGCTGGCGGAAATCGCCGATCACGCCGCGCGCATCCGTGATGCGGTCGCGTTGCCACTGATCGTCGACGCCGATACCGGCTTTGGCAATGCATTGAACGTGCGCCACACCGTGCGCGTGCTGGAGCGCGCCGGCGCCGACTGTATTCAACTCGAGGATCAGGTTGCGCCCAAGCGTTGCGGTCATTTCTCGGGCAAGGAGGTGATCTCGACAGAGGAAGCCGTAAGCAAGATCAAGGCGGCCGTCGATGCGCGCCAGGACTCAGATCTCATGATCATGGCCCGCACCGATGCGGCAGCCGTTCACGGCTTCGAAGCGGCCGTCGAACGCGCTCAGAAGTTCGCCGAGGCCGGCGCCGACATCCTGTTCGTGGAGGCCGTGACCACGGCTGAGGAAGTTCGCGCATTGCCCCGGCGTCTGGGCAAGCCTCAGTTGATGAACATGGTCATCGGTGGTCGCACGCCGATCTTCAATGCCGAGCAGCTCGGCGAGCTCGGCTACGGCATCGTTCTCTATGCCAACGCCGCCTTGCAAGGTGCGGTGGCCGGCATGCAGAAGGCACTGACCGTGCTACGCGACGAGAAGGAAGTGCAGGAATCGAGCGGGCTCGTCGCACCCTTTGCCGAACGGCAGCGGCTGGTCGGCAAGCCGGAATGGGACGCGCTCGAAAAGCGCTACGCGTGA
- a CDS encoding MqnA/MqnD/SBP family protein, with protein MLKQRLPVAVGHFASVPWIPNYTGADAWPVSLLRCESSGVRELALQGRVDITPMAVADWFDMGDSWRRLDNWGISFREKAESVCLFSPRPIEDLHLAEIAICDQTTSSVRILQALLKGKYGLGIGPWRRNVNVHEATTPRLLIQNEAVEERARKRFPYVYDLGREWHEWQGTPVVTAVWVYHASVDPSDVEAMRQLLADSMARYRADPLAAVTSHRTRFRWTSTIEEIVALHRNFEYELQEEASYGLDRMRAILPRRVEGFDIAHHQSLVLPEVEEEQVGLGTRK; from the coding sequence ATGCTCAAGCAAAGGCTTCCTGTTGCCGTCGGGCACTTCGCCAGTGTGCCCTGGATTCCCAACTACACCGGAGCCGATGCCTGGCCGGTCTCGCTGCTACGCTGCGAATCGAGCGGCGTGCGCGAGCTTGCCCTTCAGGGACGCGTCGACATCACGCCCATGGCTGTGGCCGATTGGTTCGATATGGGTGATTCGTGGCGCCGCTTAGACAATTGGGGCATCTCCTTTCGCGAGAAGGCTGAGAGCGTGTGTCTGTTCTCTCCGCGGCCGATCGAGGATCTCCACCTGGCCGAGATCGCCATTTGTGACCAAACGACATCCTCGGTTCGAATCCTTCAGGCACTTCTAAAGGGGAAGTACGGCCTCGGAATCGGTCCCTGGCGACGCAACGTCAACGTCCACGAAGCGACAACACCTCGCCTCCTCATCCAAAACGAAGCTGTCGAGGAGCGCGCTCGGAAGCGGTTCCCTTACGTATACGACCTTGGTCGGGAATGGCACGAATGGCAGGGCACCCCGGTGGTGACGGCGGTGTGGGTCTATCACGCCTCAGTGGATCCGAGCGACGTGGAGGCGATGCGCCAATTGCTCGCAGACTCGATGGCTCGCTACCGAGCCGACCCTTTGGCAGCAGTGACGTCCCATCGCACTCGCTTCAGGTGGACTTCAACGATCGAAGAAATCGTCGCCTTGCACCGCAACTTCGAGTACGAACTGCAGGAAGAGGCCTCCTACGGGCTCGATCGGATGCGCGCGATACTTCCTAGACGAGTCGAAGGCTTCGACATCGCGCATCATCAAAGCCTGGTGTTGCCTGAAGTCGAGGAAGAGCAAGTGGGCCTGGGAACGCGAAAGTGA